A genomic stretch from Penicillium digitatum chromosome 4, complete sequence includes:
- a CDS encoding Polyketide synthase, putative: MNTRPGSPKTVLVFGPQALSFNQKSFHDLRAGITSSPALSWVPNAMAELPHYFGKVTTEFPQLNLVRGAQLLQALAEWVATGSLTGLTISPHVPNIVLTLISVLSQLAAYTQYLELCDPGLDESHTLANTETVGFCTGLLTALAVSLSDTETEFARNGATVLRLAMLVGAVVDAQDATDGGSISVSAVWKAPNGLDTLEKLLDSSDAYISVRYDEDRVTVTTSRCSLPELLANASLTGITMKELGLSGRFHSDIHGDLLEPLSRFCDLNPAFRLPAASELRIRCRRDVTETGENIMTGNLSAIALEALLVKQSQWWKTFLSFCSVGKEAATIVTLGPERCTPPSLIHRVPLGFQFIHFADFVAKSDSSHPVQSLADPDNDIAVIGMSCKVSGADDLVEFWDILCKGQSQHTEVPKSRFSFETSFRDFDQQKKWYGNFVKDYDAFDNRFFKRSAREAASMDPQQRLLLEVAYQAVEQSGYFRNRTPSPDVGCYIGTCAVDYESNVGCHAPNAFSSTGNLRGFIAGKVSHYFGWTGPGLTLDTACSGAAVAVNQACNAILSGECAMALAGGVNIISQPLPYQNLAAASFLSPTGQCKPFCANADGYCRGEGVAAVFLKRKSEAIADGDQIFGIISSTAVSQNQNCTPIFVPNAPSLSDLFLKALSKAHMEAWQISYVEAHGTGTAVGDPAEYESISQVFAVPKRAKALQLGSVKGLVGHTESTSGLVSLIKVLLMMHQNSIPPQASFSTMNPHIKVSSSVAIATSSKPWSDEFKAALINNYGASGSNASMIVTKPLGHHAAVSEATGEVKYPFWFSAFDEKSLRAKFSKLIPFLASKIDKISLKTVSFNVSRQSNRQLSRAMLVSCSTIEELCDRISGELSIVDRPSSRPVVLCFGGQVSTFVGLDRSILEATRLLRSHLDDCDKTCYSLGFGSIYPDIFQRAAIKDHVKLQLCLFSIQYASAKSWIDCGVHPSALVGHSFGELTALCVSEALSLEDTVKMIAGRAKIVRDQWGPEKGAMMAVEAELDQVTEVIQSGDSMSIACYNGPRSFTIAGTAQAIDDAAQLISSNAKFSSMRAKKLNVTNAFHSTLVEGLKPSLEDMACDLQFKSPVIPVEFATEQESHRSLSPKFVADHMRNPVYFNHAVQRLSKKYPSSVWLEIGSNSTVINMASRALASSSDNSACQVFLPMNITTDNSISHLTSTTLGLWKAGLDITFWQHHRLQTAEYPVLLLPPYQFEKSKHWLDLQVPPKVVSSALVVEKDQALWLFEGYQDSKQQSARFRVNADSQLYKDLLFGHLIAQTAPICPATVEVDIAIEALMSLRVEFRDGTLQPHISNVSNHVPICFDSSRVFRVHLMAIDTDAKVPRKWTWKFVGEVPGKSASMTVHVEGQIIFSPVDDAHLQMNFGRYERLVKHQRCLDVLYGNDDSDDILQGSSIYRMFDDVVQYGNQYQGLQRLVGRSAKSESAGRVVKKFKNETWLDAHLSDCFSQVGGIWVNCMANRTPGEIYIANGFEKWVRSPKLRVGDSRPEFWDVLACHEKRGDNAFLTDIFIFDPRTGALAEVILGINYAKVSKVSMSKLISRLTTQMTIDVMTSSLTDNIPSTTSTLDPKPNVQVVDKGVRESIVSPSPQIDLKPRLRDIIADLSGFDAVEIKDDAHLPDLGIDSLMCMELAREIEDAFNCTVPTEVLMEVDTFQAFVQSVGSILGFEPGVASASGSADSSAGSGDEAAQTSGLQTPSESAEEDFLDLSGVKDISELEKPVLELPSSVVLKAFAECKELTDFFIEEFGCTSYLERVMPTQTKMCIVLTLDAFAELGCDLRAAKPGQVMERVVHVPLLNGLANYLYDMLEKEAHMVKLDGLQIIRTAVPAPTISSSELLHILLRDAPQHLYPHKLTHFAGSRLADVLSGKSDGIKVIFGSEEGRNLASGLYADSPLNKLSYAQIQDFLKRLVSRLPADGNPLKILELGAGTGGTTKWIVPLLAGLGIPVEYCFSDLAPSFVAAARKRFGKEYSFMKFQTVDVEKDPPAELINSQHVVLASNAVHATHSLTKSLGNIRKTLRPDGFMMILEMTRTIYWVDMIFGLLEGWWLFDDGRSHAIADQSRWEQDLYSVGYSHVDWSDGNHPESAIQRIILALNGSGDGGIPSAAEVEARQRMVDSYVEKYTVSFSAPSPAPRTTVPAKDICILVTGATGSLGSHLVDYLSHLPHVKTVVCLNRKTTIDAYLRQVQALESRDLSSTELSKVKVIDADSSKPLLGLEQKAYNELVATVTHIIHNAWPMSGTRPLKGFEGQFKVMRNLVDLASAAVSSRGSVIGFQFVSSIAVVGHHPSTRSNHCLVPEERIHTAASVLPNGYGDAKWVCERMLDETLHRYPQHFTAMAVRLGQIAGSRTSGYWNHMEHFTFMVQSSQTLGVFPKLDGVMSWTPVNDVAAALVELLLHDNSDPHPIYHIDNPVRQPWSEIASVLADSIDAKLIPFQEWVGRVRSYPGPVERENPAIKLIDFFEQDYTRMSCGPVEAKVARKYVEAWKVAGFLKP, encoded by the exons ATGAACACTCGGCCAGGCTCCCCAAAGACGGTGTTAGTCTTTGGACCACAGGCTCTTTCATTCAACCAGAAATCCTTCCACGACCTGCGAGCCGGTATTACAAGTTCACCGGCTCTCAGCTGGGTTCCTAACGCCATGGCCGAACTCCCGCACTATTTTGGGAAAGTCACCACGGAATTTCCTCAGCTCAACCTTGTGCGCGGGGCACAACTTCTCCAAGCTTTGGCCGAGTGGGTAGCTACAGGAAGCCTGACTGGTCTGACCATATCACCACATGTACCGAACATCGTCTTGACTCTGATCTCCGTTCTGTCACAATTGGCTGCGTACACTCAATATCTCGAGTTGTGTGATCCAGGCTTGGATGAATCTCACACCTTGGCAAACACTGAGACTGTCGGGTTTTGCACCGGCCTTCTGACCGCATTAGCGGTATCCTTGAGCGATACCGAGACCGAATTCGCGCGCAACGGTGCTACGGTGCTGCGCCTGGCCATGCTAGTCGGAGCTGTCGTAGATGCCCAAGATGCGACTGACGGAGGGTCAATATCTGTCTCCGCGGTTTGGAAAGCACCTAATGGGTTAGACACCCTTGAGAAACTTCTCGACTCAAGTGAT GCATACATCTCCGTTCGTTATGATGAAGATAGAGTGACGGTGACAACTTCAAGGTGCAGCCTGCCGGAGCTGCTGGCAAATGCCAGCTTGACCGGCATCACGATGAAGGAACTTGGTCTCTCGGGCCGTTTCCACAGTGACATCCATGGGGATTTGCTAGAGCCTCTGAGCCGCTTTTGCGACTTAAACCCGGCCTTCCGGCTCCCCGCGGCATCGGAACTAAGGATTCGTTGCAGGAGAGATGTAACTGAGACGGGTGAGAACATCATGACTGGCAATCTCTCAGCTATTGCCCTAGAGGCTTTACTCGTAAAACAATCTCAATGGTGGAAGaccttcttgtctttttgctCGGTTGGAAAAGAAGCTGCAACCATTGTCACTCTTGGGCCAGAACGATGCACACCTCCGTCATTGATCCATAGAGTCCCATTAGGCTTCCAGTTCATACACTTCGCGGATTTTGTTGCGAAGTCTGATTCCAGTCACCCGGTGCAGTCACTAGCAGACCCCGATAATGACATTGCCGTCATTGGAATGAGCTGCAAGGTGTCTGGGGCAGATGATCTAGTCGAGTTCTGGGATATTCTTTGCAAAGGGCAGTCTCAGCATACTGAGGTTCCCAAGTCGAGATTCTCATTTGAGACCAGTTTTCGCGATTTCGACCAGCAGAAGAAGTGGTATGGTAACTTTGTCAAAGATTATGATGCCTTCGACAACCGGTTCTTCAAAAGATCAGCCCGAGAAGCGGCTTCGATGGATCCCCAACAGAGGTTGTTATTGGAGGTGGCTTACCAGGCTGTAGAGCAATCTGGATATTTCCGAAATAGGACCCCCTCCCCGGATGTGGGCTGTTATATTGGCACCTGTGCTGTCGACTACGAAAGCAATGTGGGTTGCCATGCCCCAAATGCATTTTCGTCAACTGGCAACCTACGTGGATTCATTGCAGGCAAAGTGAGTCACTATTTTGGCTGGACTGGACCAGGTCTCACTCTCGACACCGCCTGTTCAGGTGCCGCCGTCGCTGTAAACCAGGCTTGCAACGCAATTCTTAGTGGCGAGTGTGCAATGGCTCTTGCTGGAGGTGTGAACATCATTTCGCAGCCGTTACCGTACCAAAACCTTGCTGCCGCATCCTTCCTCAGCCCCACTGGGCAGTGTAAGCCTTTCTGTGCCAACGCAGATGGCTACTGCCGCGGAGAGGGCGTTGCTGCTGTTTTTTTAAAGAGAAAGTCAGAAGCAATTGCGGATGGTGACCAGATCTTTGGGATTATATCTAGCACCGCGGTttctcaaaatcaaaacTGCACACCTATATTTGTACCAAACGCGCCATCTCTTTCAGACCTCTTTCTGAAGGCTCTGTCCAAAGCGCATATGGAAGCATGGCAGATTTCATATGTTGAAGCACACGGAACTGGAACAGCTGTAGGTGATCCTGCAGAGTATGAAAGTATCAGTCAGGTCTTTGCCGTCCCTAAGCGGGCCAAAGCCCTGCAGCTCGGTTCAGTGAAGGGTCTTGTTGGCCATACAGAGAGTACCTCTGGCCTGGTATCGCTTATAAAGGTACTTCTGATGATGCATCAGAACTCCATTCCTCCACAGGCAAGCTTTAGTACCATGAACCCACACATCAAAGTCAGCAGCTCAGTTGCAATCGCGACATCCTCAAAACCCTGGAGCGATGAATTCAAGGCGGCACTTATAAACAATTATGGTGCTTCCGGatcaaatgcctcaatgaTCGTGACCAAGCCACTCGGTCATCATGCTGCTGTGTCCGAGGCTACCGGGGAAGTCAAGTACCCGTTCTGGTTTTCTGCCTTCGATGAGAAGAGCCTCCGGGCCAAATTCAGCAAGCTAATACCTTTTTTGGCGTCCAAAATCGACAAGATTTCTCTCAAAACCGTGTCCTTCAATGTCTCGCGTCAGTCAAACCGACAGCTCAGTCGAGCTATGTTGGTTAGTTGTTCAACGATTGAGGAATTGTGTGATAGAATTTCTGGGGAATTGTCCATCGTTGATCGGCCTTCATCTCGTCCAGTGGTCCTCTGTTTTGGTGGCCAAGTTTCTACGTTTGTTGGCCTGGACCGCAGCATTTTAGAAGCCACAAGACTCTTACGCTCGCACTTGGATGACTGTGACAAAACTTGCTATTCTCTCGGCTTCGGTAGCATTTACCCTGATATATTTCAAAGAGCGGCAATCAAGGACCATGTGAAGCTCCAACTTTGTCTCTTCTCCATACAATACGCTTCGGCAAAGAGTTGGATTGACTGCGGTGTCCATCCCTCAGCTCTGGTCGGCCATAGCTTCGGAGAACTCACTGCGCTCTGCGTCTCAGAGGCCTTGAGCCTCGAGGACACAGTGAAGATGATTGCCGGTCGTGCTAAGATTGTTAGAGATCAATGGGGACCTGAAAAGGGGGCGATGATGGCAGTTGAGGCTGAACTGGACCAGGTTACTGAGGTCATCCAATCTGGCGATTCAATGTCAATCGCTTGCTATAATGGTCCAAGGAGCTTCACCATTGCTGGGACCGCTCAAGCAATCGATGACGCTGCACAGCTGATTTCTTCTAACGCAAAATTTTCCTCAATGCGTGCGAAGAAGCTCAACGTCACCAATGCCTTCCACTCCACTCTAGTTGAGGGCTTGAAGCCCAGTCTAGAAGACATGGCATGTGACTTGCAATTCAAGAGTCCAGTCATACCGGTGGAGTTTGCCACCGAGCAAGAGTCCCATAGGTCTCTGAGCCCAAAATTCGTGGCAGATCATATGCGCAACCCTGTTTATTTCAATCATGCTGTGCAGAGACTTTCCAAGAAGTATCCTTCCAGTGTCTGGCTTGAGATAGGGTCGAATTCGACGGTCATCAATATGGCCAGTCGGGCCCTTGCATCATCTTCCGACAACTCAGCCTGTCAGGTCTTCCTGCCTATGAATATCACTACCGACAATTCAATATCTCATCTCACATCCACGACTCTCGGCCTATGGAAAGCCGGTCTGGACATCACTTTCTGGCAGCACCATCGATTGCAGACTGCCGAGTATCCTGTATTACTGCTACCACCGTATCAGTTTGAGAAGTCCAAACATTGGCTAGACTTGCAGGTCCCACCCAAGGTAGTTTCGTCCGCTTTGGTGGTCGAAAAAGATCAAGCTCTCTGGTTGTTTGAGGGGTACCAAGACTCCAAGCAGCAATCTGCCCGTTTCCGGGTCAATGCCGACTCGCAGCTGTACAAAGACCTCTTATTTGGTCATTTAATTGCACAGACAGCGCCTATCTGCCCGGCGACAGTTGAAGTAGATATCGCAATTGAAGCCCTGATGAGCCTGCGTGTTGAGTTTAGAGATGGCACACTGCAGCCACATATATCCAACGTCAGCAATCATGTCCCTATCTGTTTCGACTCATCACGTGTTTTTCGTGTCCACCTCATGGCCATCGACACTGATGCAAAGGTCCCCCGTAAATGGACATGGAAATTTGTCGGTGAGGTTCCTGGAAAGAGTGCATCCATGACTGTCCACGTGGAAGGTCAGATAATTTTCTCTCCAGTCGATGATGCACACTTACAAATGAATTTCGGCCGATACGAACGCTTGGTTAAACATCAACGCTGCCTAGATGTCCTCTACGGTAATGACGATTCTGACGACATTCTACAGGGTTCGAGTATCTATAGAATGTTCGATGACGTTGTTCAATATGGAAACCAATATCAAGGTCTGCAAAGGCTAGTGGGAAGATCTGCGAAAAGCGAGTCTGCTGGACGAGTTGTCAAGAAATTCAAAAATGAAACTTGGCTCGACGCCCATCTCTCAGACTGCTTTAGTCAAGTTGGCGGTATATGGGTCAATTGCATGGCTAACCGAACACCTGGAGAAATTTACATTGCCAACGGGTTTGAAAAATGGGTTCGGTCGCCTAAACTACGAGTCGGTGACTCTCGGCCTGAATTTTGGGACGTTCTTGCATGCCACGAGAAGCGTGGTGATAATGCCTTTCTCACGGATATTTTCATCTTTGACCCCAGGACTGGAGCATTGGCCGAAGTCATCCTAGGTATCAACTATGCCAAGGTATCAAAGGTGTCCATGAGCAAGCTGATCTCCCGGCTCACCACCCAAATGACGATCGACGTGATGACAAGTTCTCTGACAGACAACATCCCGAGCACTACAAGTACGCTTGATCCAAAGCCCAACGTACAAGTTGTCGATAAGGGTGTCCGAGAATCGATAGTGTCACCCAGCCCACAAATTGATCTGAAGCCCCGGCTAAGGGACATTATTGCAGATCTATCTGGCTTCGACGCTGTTGAGATCAAGGATGATGCACATTTACCTGATTTGGGAATTGACTCTCTGATGTGTATGGAGCTTGCGCGTGAGATTGAAGATGCCTTTAACTGCACTGTTCCGACAGAGGTCCTGATGGAAGTCGACACCTTCCAAGCCTTTGTTCAGAGTGTTGGGTCAATCCTTGGATTCGAGCCGGGTGTTGCCTCCGCCAGTGGTAGCGCAGATTCTTCCGCCGGGTCGGGTGACGAAGCAGCGCAAACTTCAGGCCTTCAAACCCCGTCAGAATCTGCAGAAGAGGATTTTCTTGACTTGAGTGGGGTCAAAGACATTTCTGAGCTTGAAAAGCCTGTTCTCGAACTTCCATCTTCGGTAGTGCTCAAAGCCTTTGCTGAGTGCAAGGAACTGACGGATTTTTTTATAGAGGAATTTGGCTGCACCAGCTATCTCGAGAGGGTGATGCCAACGCAAACCAAGATGTGCATTGTGCTCACCCTTGATGCATTCGCAGAGCTCGGTTGTGACCTTAGGGCAGCGAAGCCAGGTCAGGTAATGGAGCGTGTTGTTCATGTTCCATTGCTCAATGGACTGGCCAACTATCTCTATGATATGCTTGAGAAAGAAGCACACATGGTCAAGCTTGATGGTCTCCAGATCATTCGCACTGCAGTCCCGGCTCCGACGATCTCCAGCTCTGAGCTGCTGCATATCCTACTTCGCGACGCTCCCCAGCATCTCTATCCTCATAAACTGACACATTTTGCTGGTTCGAGGCTTGCAGACGTTTTGTCCGGCAAATCTGACGGAATTAAAGTCATCTTTGGATCAGAGGAAGGGAGGAATTTGGCCTCAGGTCTCTATGCCGATTCCCCCCTGAACAAGCTGTCGTATGCACAGATACAAGACTTTTTGAAACGACTTGTTTCAAGACTACCAGCAGATGGCAATCCACTGAAGATCCTGGAGCTTGGAGCTGGGACTGGGGGAACTACGAAATGGATCGTTCCCCTTCTAGCAGGGCTGGGTATCCCCGTGGAATATTGTTTTAGTGATCTCGCCCCTTCGTTCGTGGCAGCTGCCAGAAAACGTTTCGGGAAAGAGTATTCGTTCATGAAGTTTCAAACGGTCGATGTGGAGAAAGACCCCCCCGCAGAACTCATTAATAGCCAGCATGTGGTGTTAGCCAGTAATGCTGTGCATGCGACTCACAGCTTGACTAAATCGCTGGGCAACATCCGGAAGACACTTCGCCCAGACGGCTTCATGATGATTCTGGAAATGACCAGGACCATCTACTGGGTTGACATGATCTTCGGTTTGCTGGAAGGATGGTGGCTGTTTGACGATGGCCGCAGTCACGCAATCGCAGACCAGTCCCGGTGGGAGCAGGACCTGTACTCGGTCGGGTACAGCCATGTCGACTGGTCTGACGGAAATCATCCAGAGTCGGCCATTCAGCGCATTATCCTCGCCTTGAACGGCAGTGGTGACGGTGGAATTCCCTCTGCAGCTGAAGTTGAAGCCCGACAGCGCATGGTTGATTCCTATGTGGAAAAGTACACTGTCAGCTTTTCTGCGCCATCCCCTGCTCCAAGAACTACAGTCCCGGCCAAGGATATATGTATACTGGTAACAGGAGCCACGGGGAGCCTAGGGTCGCACCTTGTGGACTATCTATCGCACTTACCCCATGTGAAGACAGTGGTCTGTTTGAATAGGAAAACCACGATAGATGCGTACCTTCGCCAGGTTCAGGCTCTGGAATCGCGAGACCTGAGTTCCACGGAGCTCTCAAAGGTAAAAGTGATCGACGCTGACTCGTCGAAACCGCTTCTAGGTCTTGAACAGAAGGCATACAACGAACTCGTCGCCACGGTCACTCACATTATCCACAACGCCTGGCCGATGAGTGGTACGCGACCACTAAAGGGATTTGAGGGTCAGTTTAAGGTTATGCGTAACCTTGTTGACCTGGCCAGCGCGGCAGTGTCTAGTCGCGGCTCGGTCATCGGTTTCCAGTTCGTCTCGTCCATCGCCGTCGTGGGCCATCACCCTTCTACCCGATCAAATCACTGCCTTGTCCCAGAAGAGAGAATTCACACTGCTGCATCAGTGCTCCCGAATGGTTACGGTGATGCGAAGTGGGTTTGTGAGCGTATGCTAGACGAGACACTTCATCGATACCCCCAGCATTTCACCGCCATGGCAGTGCGACTAGGTCAGATTGCGGGGTCCAGAACAAGCGGCTACTGGAATCACATGGAGCACTTCACATTCATGGTCCAGTCGTCGCAgacacttggggttttccCCAAGCTTGACGGCGTGATGTCCTGGACCCCAGTCAACGATGTTGCGGCCGCGTTGGTAGAGCTTCTTCTCCACGACAACAGCGACCCGCACCCGATTTACCATATTGATAACCCAGTACGCCAGCCATGGAGCGAGATAGCTTCGGTGTTAGCCGACTCAATTGACGCCAAGCTCATTCCCTTCCAAGAGTGGGTTGGTAGGGTCAGGTCTTACCCTGGTCCCGTCGAAAGGGAAAACCCGGCAATTAAGCTCATTGACTTCTTCGAACAAGACTACACTCGCATGTCGTGCG GGCCGGTGGAAGCTAAAGTTGCTCGGAAATATGTCGAGGCCTGGAAGGTGGCTGGCTTTTTGAAGCCATAG